DNA from Nitrospira sp.:
GTGGAACCGCCGGCCATGCGTGCGCGGTATCGCATCCGTTGTGGTTGTGAACGGTGGCAGGCGATGACCGTTCCAACCACCTTGTTCTTGATGAGAATAGAAGGCGTGCGTCGGTCTTCAACTGCCGGTCTTGCCTGGGGTACGGATACCGTGAGTGCCATGATCGGCCTCCTTGCTCTAACAGGATGGTGAAAAAGTCCAGCGGCGTTCTCGACACCCGTGAAGCGTGAATCGTGAAGCATATCTCGCGGACATGCCGCAGCCGGTTCTGAAACGAGAGACGAACGGCGCTTCACGAACGACGAACGAAGGGGGCGGTTTTTTGACCATCCTGCACGACCATCATCCTGTCGCTTCCTGATCCTTATCGCCCGCTCCATGCCGGCTCGACATCCAATCTGTCTTCCTCAATGCTCGCGTGAATCTCGAAGGCACGAGGAAAGGTGCGAAGGAAATGCCGGCGGGCCGGATCTCTCATCGCGCGATCCATCGCCAATGCCGTAGAGGTGACGGCATACCGGCAGATGTCGCAGATCCAGAAGGCTCCGTTCGATACCAGCCGGTCTTCATTGCAGCCAGGACAGGCGTTGACCGCCAGACGACTGCGTCGCAAGGCTTTCATCGATTGTCTCCTCTGCCGTGGTCGATCAATTAGTCCATACCAGCTCTGGTAAGGGCGTGAACAGGATGCTATCAGAAAACTTTAAATAATATCAAGAATACAGAACTCACTTTTTCCATATTCCGCCCTTTCTTTTGAGCCTTCCATCAGGGGCATGGTGGGAGGGTACAGAAGAAACCCCGTTCCGGAGAGCACGCCGCACCGCAATCGCTGTGATTCATGGAAAGTGGGAGCATGCGAATGCGCGGTATTTCAGCCGGCATCGTCCGTTGCATGGGGGCTATCATGGTTCTCGCGTCAGAGAGATCGAATTCACGGCGAGTGGGGATCAGGAGGCTCTCATGGTCGCCATTAAGTTGAGCGATGGAAAAAGACCGGGGGGGTCAGGCTACTGCCATAGGCGGGTTCGAATGTGAGTTCGAGTTCGGAGAGGTACCGGTGTCGGCCTCGGGGTGCGACATGTCGTCTTGAAATAAATTGTGCCGTGAACGATTCAGAGTAGTTGACAGATATAAATCTATCATGGTACAGGCTTACCGCTATGGGCGAAAAAAGCAAGGCCGAACCGGCTTCGAACGTCGTCAATTCCCTTCGCGCGTTGCGGATGGCCAAGGGGCTCTCTCAAGGTCAACTCGCCGACGGGGCGCTGGTCACGAGGCAGGCCGTCTGCGCCATTGAAGCCAACCAGTACCTTCCGACGACCGCCGTCGCTCTGCGGCTTGCGAGCGTCTTGGGTTGTCATGTGGAGGATATCTTCAGCCTCAAGACGACCGGCGAACTGATCGAGGGAGATTGGGTCCGGCATGGCACGGCCGTGCTCACGATCCAGCCTCGCACCAGGGTCAAGGTCGCCAAGGTCGAAGGCCGCTTTATCGTTCGCCCCGTCGCGGCCTTGGGTGAAGTGCTGAATTACACCGTGCCCGCAGACGGGTTGGTCATCGGCAGAAGCGGGGGCGGCACTCGTTCGTCCAAGATCGATCAGCGGGTGCGCGTGCGTCTCCTGCGCGAGCGGCAGCTCATCGAACAGGAGATCTCGGTCGCAGGCTGTGATCCGGCCATCAATCTGGCGAGTGAATATCTGCGCAGGCACAAGGACGCCTCGACGGTCGTCGGTTGGACGATGGGAAGCGCGGCGGCGCTCGACGCGCTCAAGCGCAAAGAAGTCCACATGGCGGGGTTGCACATCCTGGATGCCAAGACGGGGGAATCGAACCTACCCTATCTGCGACGTCACCTGCAGGGAGACGATTATATCGTGGTGACCTTCGCGGCATGGGAGGAAGGCCTCATCGTCGGCGCCGGCAATCCCAAACGGATACGCACTGTGGACGACCTCGCGCGTCCGGATGTCAGGCTCGTGAACCGTGAAGAGGGCGCCGGAGCGAGGATGTTGCTGGATCAGCGGTTGTCGGCATTGGGAATCAAGGGGCCCACACTGAAGGGGTATGGGTCATTCGTGAGCTCTCACTTCGAAGTCGCACGGCATATCGCCGAGCGCCAGGCTGATGTCGGGATCGGGATACGATCCGCCGCACAGATTTTTGGACTCGATTTCATCCCCTTGCAACAGGCCCGGTATGATCTCGTGTTTCCGAAACGCTATTTGGCTGGCCATCCTGGGCTCTCCCATCTGCTTGATGCCATTGCCAGCCGGCAGTTTCGCACGGAAGTGGAGGCCTTGGGTGGTTACGACATGACGGAGACGGGAAAGGTACGCAACCTGCGGGCAGGGTGACCGGTTCGTTCCGACAAATATTCTGTTGAGAAGCGCATCATCGTTCGGGATGGAGGTGGCGATGGGAGGACAGGGCTTCATGGGGAGTTCGACCCGGGTCGTCTTATATTCAATGATCTTGTTTCTGGCCGCGAACGTGATGGAGCCTGCCGCAGCAAGGGCCGGCGAGCCGTTCGTCATTGCGGCATCGCCGAGTTTGAGGGGATTGCTGGAAAAGCTCGGTAATGGGTTTGAGCAAGCCCATCCTGGTGTGCGGGTCCAACTCTATTTCGGTTCCGGGTTGAACCTTCGGCAAACCATCGCCGGTATGGAAAACAGCATGGTCGGCCAGTATTTTATCGGAAAAGGCCCTATTCATCTTGTCGCGCCGGGAGGAGATGAAGTGCTCACCAGGCTGGAGCAAAAATATTACGTCCTGCCCGGCACAAAACGGCCCTATGCAGTGGATCAACTGGTCCTCGTGGTGCCGGAATCCCTGGTAGAGGCCCCGGAGTCTCTCGAAGCGATGGGCCATAGTACCGCTCGGCTGGCAGTGGCGGACCAGTCGCATACCAGATTGGGTGCGCAGACGGCTGAGGCCCTTCGGTCGCTTGGCCTTGAGGCATCTTTCAAAGGACGGCTGGATGTCGCGACCGATTCCCACGGGGTCATTGACCATGTCCTCAGCGGCCAGGCTGATGCGGGAATCATATACGGCGATCAGGCGGTAAAGGAGCGGGAACGGCTGCGGCTGGTTGCGATCATCGGAAAAGGCTATACCCCGACGCGGCATTCCATGGCCATGGAACGGTACTGCCCCAATCGTTCTCTGTGCGAGGAATTTCTGGCCTATACCCAAAGTGCCGAAGGGCAGGCGGTCGTGCGCCAAGCGGGATACGGGGTGCCGACAAGCCCTCGACCATAGAGTTTTTTTGCGCCTATATGTCAATTATACAGATATTAAGTTAATGAATTGTTTATTTCTGCCGAGTCGAGGAGGGGTGATGGAGAAAGGACGCAAGGGATTGAGCGGACGACGGTTGTGGTTATTGGCGGTCGCCGCTGCATGGTCAGTCGAGTTCACGGCAGGGTGCGCCAGGCTTCCCTATACGACAAAGACGATCCACGAGGATGAGCGGGTTGTGGTCACTGTGCAACAGGAGGTCGAAGCAACGGCCTACACGCATCCAGTGCAACTCACTGGCACAGAGCTGGCCAGCCTGCTCAGGGGATTTTCGATCCGCGAACAACAGCGGTTACCGTTGCGCTGGTTTGCCGAAGAGTTGCCGCCCAAGCCCCTCTTTCGAGAAGACGAACTGCAAGCTCTTGCGCCCCACCTTGCGGATGGGCTTCAGAAGTTGGGCGTCAACGAACGGGCTCACTTCGAGGTACGTGCTCCCGGTTTCAACCCTGACTATGGCCGCGACACCATTGCAGGAAGGGTGGCGGTCCGAGAGCCCTATCTGTATGTAACGATCGAATATTTTCACAACCAGATCCCTATTCGAAAATCCGATCTCTACGATTACAACTACCCCCTCCCGCCGCCGACGCCGAAGAATTACATCCTCTATTTCGAGCCTGGCCGCTTTTGGATTAGCGACGACAAGGGCCGCCGCGGCGTCGATTTCAGGCAATTTCTCAGATCCGGAGAAGCGGGTCCCAGCCGTGCTCCACAGCCGTCCCCCCCTGCCGCTCCGTAACGTCCGGAGGCATCACGATTTCATGCATATCGGGACATCACCAGAGGAGAAGTGTCTATGAGTGCAACGTTACGAAGTCATACGTCGTCATCGCGCAATAGGATCTCTATTCAGGGAGTTCTCTGCGGTCTCTTTCTCATCATGTGTGCGTGGTTGGGCCGGACGGAAACCGCCCTCGCGGCGGATACGGGGAAGTTGGTCGAGAAGGATGGGAAACATGTCTTCGTCGAGAGCATGGACCCGGCGACCAAGCTCTTGCTGGACCGGGCGGCGAAACAGGGAATCATCACGCAGGAAGAGTATGCGCAAGTGGTGAAGGAATCGGAGGAGCGGACCTACTTGTTGCAGCCGAGTTTCAGGGGATGGTACGACCGGGGATTCAACCTCTCCTTCAACGACAATGCCTTTTTTCTGAAGATTCGGTTTCGCACCCAGTTGCGCTATACGCAACGGTTTCGCAACGATGCCTGGCGCGATCCCGGAGACGCCAAGAATTTCCCTGAATTGCTGGGAGTGTTCGGGGATTATCGAGCCAACCGCTCGGAGAACACATCGTCCCAGTTCAATGTGAGGCGGATGCGATTCTATTTCATGGGGCATCTCTTTGATCCGGACTTTAAGTACTATATCCAACTGCGGGCAGAGACGGCCGAGAATGCGCAGTCACCTGGTTCCCTTGCACTCCTCGATGTGAATTTCACTTCGACGCACCTCAAATGGATGAACGTCCAGTTCGGTCAGTTTAAGGTGTATTTCAACCGGTCCCAAATCAACTCGACGGCGTCCATGCAATTTGCCGAACGAGCGTTGGTGATGGATGCGTTCACAGCCAGCGGCCTGGATCGTCGTGACAAAGGTATCACGATCATGAACGACGAAGAGCTGTTTCCGATCAACTATTATTTCGGCGTATTCAACGGAGCGGGGCCGAGTTTCAATCGATTCGGCTCATTCCAGTCGGAAGAAGCGACCGTGGGTTGTCCCGGAGGCCAAACCAGTGGGAATCCATTTCCATCTCCGGCGAGTTGCCCGCCCAATCAACGGAATTTGAATGCGAATCTGCGTCTCGATGTCGATCGACTCATGTATGTCGGGCGCTTGAACTGGAATATCCTGGGGCGGCCCGGGTATGGGGAAGGTGATCTTGCCTATTCTGAAACGCCGCAATTGGCGGTCGGTGGTGGCTATTCCTATAACCCGGCCGTTAATACCAGCTCCGATAACGCGTTTGTGGGGCTCGACCTGGCCAATTTGAATTTTAGACGCCAGCTCGCGGCATTCGGCAATGGACGACAACTCGGGCTAGGCATCGTAGATTTTTCCACCTGGGCGGCAGATGGAGTCTTCAAATATCGTGGGTTCTCTCTCCAGGGAGAGTTCTACTTCAAGAATGTCATTCGCCATGAGAAGGGATTGCCCTGCCTCAATGTAGGCTGTACCGTGACGGCGCCTAATCAGTTTGGGAATGCGTTGGGGTGGTATGTGCAGAGCGGGTACTATGTCATCCCCCGCACGCTTGAGGTGGCTGCGCGGTTTGCCTATTGGGACCCGGATACCCATTCTGCCAGCGATCTGGTCAAAGAGACTGATGTTTCGTTGAACTGGTTTTTGAACGGGACCTACGACCATCAGATCATGGTGACCTATAGTAATATCCAAATGGGCATGGGGGGGTATGCGATCGGTCGTAGCGCCCCGTTGCCACCCGGATCTGGAACGGTTCCTCTCGATCTGCACGGCGGCACGTTGATCGAGAACGCCATTCGAGTCCAGTATCAGATCTTTTTCTAGGACGGTCGTGGGGGCCGTGAGATCCGCCTCACTCGAGTACATAGCCTGGTTTCGGTGGAAAGGAGGGGAAACGTCATGCTGATCCCAGACGACAAGACGGTTCGAAACGAGATGCCCTGAGGGAAGGTTGCTGTCGTTGCTCGTCGGCTCCGCGCGGGTTTCGGCGTTGGTCGGGTCGGAGTCGGACAGGTTCGGCCGGTGGGCGCCCGGCATGGCGATCGAAATTCACGTTGGGCGGTATGAAGCCTGGCTGAAGCCCAGCGGCAACGGCTGTCCGCCGGTTCTGTGCGTGATCCTCTATCTTGACCAGCATGCTTTCGGTGGGGCACGGTAAAGAAAATGGATTCCGTCGTCGGTCGAGAGGGAGTTGAAAGTGCCTCTCATGAGAAGAAAGGAGTATCGAACGTGCCTATCTTGAAATATATGAGGATGAGTGGTGTTGCATGCGGGATTCTACTCGTGACCCTGATCGCGGCAGTGGGAGGAGCGAGGTCACTTGCTTATGCCGATGAACTTGCCGTGGCCGCTGCGTCCGATTTGAATTTCGCCATCAAGGAATTGATCGGAGAGTATGAGAAACAGACGGGTCATCGGGTGAAACTGTCGTTGGGTTCTTCGGGCAATTTTTACGCGCAACTCCAGCAAGGCGCACCCTTCGACCTCTATTTTTCAGCCGACATCGGCTATCCGAAAAAGTTGGAGGAGGCGGGCCTCACCGTGCCTGGGTCGTTGTATCGGTATGCGGTCGGGCGGGTGGTCTTATGGGCGCCGAAGAGTTCTCCGCTCGATGTGTCGAAGGGGCTCACGGTTCTCCGCGAGCCCACGATCAGAAAGATCGCCATTGCCAATCCGAAACATGCGCCCTATGGCCGGGCGGCGGTCGCGGCGATGGAACATGGACAGGTCTATGGGGATGTCAAAGACAAATTGGTCTTGGGCGAAAACATCTCACAAGCCGCGCAGTTCATCGAATCCGGCGCCTGCGATATCGGGATCATCGCCCTGTCCCTGGCGTTGGCTCCGACCATGAAGAGGGCCGGCAGCTACTGGCAGATTCCAGCCGACGCCCATCCTCCGTTGGAGCAGGGGGCGGTCATCGTGAAACAGTCCAAGCATCAGGAGGCTGCCCGGCAATTTCTCGCCTTCATGCAGGGCTCCCAGGGACAGGAGATCATGACCCGTTATGGATTCACTTTGCCGAACTAGCCGTTGGACCTTGGTCCTTTGTTCGGCGGCGCTGGCGGCTGCCGGTTGTTCCGAAGCGGTGATGATGAGCCGGGAGTCGGACCACGGCGGCGTGGTGACCTATGCCTATAAGCAGGACCGAGGCGGGCCGATGGGATCGCAATATAGAAAGTCGGCGTTGGATATGATCCAAGTGAAGTGCAAGGCGGGGTCTCGGCTCATTCGAGAAGGAGAGGTCAGGGGCTACTCCAGCGCGGGCATGGGAATCATGGAGGGAACGGAAGACGAAGAACGGGGCAGGCGTTGGGGGATCCAGTTCGAATGTAAAGAGGGCGACAGGGGCGGAACAACGGCTGAAATTCCTCAGCCGTCACAGAAGGGAGACATACGATGAAGCTCAGTGCGAGAAATCAATTTCAGGGCACCGTGACCAAAATCACCGAGGGCCAGGCCATGGCGGAAGTGGTCGTCAAGGTCGGCAATCTCGATTTCGTGGCGGCCATCACGGAAGGCTCCGTGAAGAATATGGGACTGAAAGTCAATGACACGGTCACCGTCGCCGTCAAGGCCACGGAGGTCATGATCGGAAAATAGGGGCCGTTGACTTATCCGATCGGAGTTTCCTACCATGGCGCCGGTTCGAGACGGATCGGAGTAGCGGCTAGGATGGCTGTGTGAACTGGATTGCGATTTGGGTCACATTCAAGCTGGCCGGTCTCACGGCGCTGATTCTGTTGATCATCGGTCTTCCCATCGCCTATTGGGTGAGTTTTTCACGCTGGCGGTGGAAATTCATCGTGGAGTCGGTGGTGGCGCTCCCGTTAGTGCTGCCGCCGACCGTACTCGGCTTCTACATTCTCGTGGCGATCGGCCCCCGTAGCCCCTTCGGCCGGTTGTACGCCGAGTTGATCGGCCACCCTCTGCCCTTTACGTTCGAAGGGTTACTCCTGGCCTCTATTCTCTACAGCCTGCCCTTTGCGGTGCAGCCCTTCGCGGCGGCGTTCGATCAGGTGGATCGACGGCTGATTGAAACCTCCTGGACCTTGGGAGTCTCGAAGTTCCATACGTTCTTCAAGCTCATCGTGCCGCTGTCCGCGGCCGGCCTGGTGACCGGGGCGGTGCTGAGTTTCGCCCATACGATGGGTGAGTTCGGGGTGGTGTTGATGGTCGGAGGCAATTTGGAGGGCGTGACCCGCACCGTGTCCATCGATATCTACGACGAAGTGCAGGCACTGAACTATGACGCGGCCTCGCAGACGGCGTTGTTTCTGCTGATCGTCTCCTACCTGGTGTTGCTCGCCGTATACGCCATCAATCGAAACGTCTGGGCAGCATGGCCGCAGAAATAGCCATCGATCTCGTCAAGACCTTTCCGGGCCGTGCACCGATTCGAGCACGGATCAGCTATCCGGTCGAAGCCTCGACGGTCTTGATCCTGTTCGGTCCTTCCGGATCGGGCAAGACGACGATTCTCCGCTCCGTGGCGGGGTTGGAATGGCCCGAAGAGGGGACCATTCGATTTGTGTCGAGAACCTGGCTGGATACGAGGTCGGGGATCAGGGTGGTACCGCAAGATCGGCACATCGGCTACATGCCGCAAGACTATGCGCTCTTCCCCACCTATACGGTCGCGGGGAATATCGCGTACGGGCTGGGCCATCTGTCTTCGCGGGATCGGCAGCGACGGGTGGACGAAGTGATCGAGCTGTTCCAACTGCGTGGGCTGGGGCAGGCGAGGCCGCGTGAACTCTCCGGAGGACAACAGCAGCGAGTGGCGCTGGCCCGTGCGGTGGCTCCCAGGCCGCTGTTGCTGCTGCTCGATGAACCGCTCTCGGCGCTGGACGCGCCGACTCGTCTGCACCTGAGGAGTGAATTGCGGAATCTCTTGAAGCAGCTGGCATTGCCGTCGATCATCGTGACGCATGACTGGGCGGAATCACTGACCCTGGGCGATGTGATGGCCGTCATCAGTTCGGGCGAGGTGTTGCAGGTCGGCGCCCCGATCGAGGTCTTCAGCCGCCCGCAGAATGCGGAGGTCGCGCGCGTCGTGGGGGTGGAGACGGTTGTGAAGGGGCGGGTGGTGGTCAACGAGGCGGACGGGATATTGCGCGTGAACGTGAACGGCACGACGCTGACGGCCGTCGAAGCGGAGCCCACCGGACCGGAGGTCTTTGTCTGTATCAGGGCGGAAGATGTCGTGCTGGAACGGGGACCGGCCGCCGCAAGCAGCGCGCGGAATCATCTTTCCGGAACCGTCACCGCCGTCACCGCGCTCGGAGCCTTGGCGCGGGTGGCGATCGACTGCGGTTTTCCCCTCGTCGCCATGGTCACGCGCTCGACAGTGGAAGAGTTCGGGTTGGTTTCAGGCCTTCCGGTGGTGGCTGCGATCAAGGCCGGTGCGGTTCATCTCGTGTCGAGGCAAGGCGATTAGCTAGACGTTAAAAAAGTTCCGCCGACTTTGTTCTCGCATCGCTTGCCGATCCGTGAATTAGCCGACAGGAGTACGTGTGGGCTAAAACGCCCCGGTGATGCTGGCGCCGAATTTGTCGCGCACGATGGGGGTCGCTTCTTCGATGTTCAATTTCTTTTGGAGGACATGGGCCACTGATCGCATTTTGTAGATGCGAGGCTGACTGTTCTTGTTCTGTTCGGTGACCAGGACATCCGCCACGCAGAGATAGGTGATGCCTTCGCTTTGTTGCGGTTGGGCCATCCCCGGATACCCGCCGCGGCCGCTCATCGCCATCCGCATCATGGCATTCACGTCCGGCATCGCCCCGCCCCCCATGGCCATCGCGCGCATCGCCTGTACGTTCATGCCGCCCGGCATCCCGGAAAACATTCCGGCCATGGCATCCATGTCGAGTCCGCCGGCATTCACGAGCGGCATACCCCCACTCCCGATACCTGCGCCGAAGCCGGCCTTGGCGACCATCTCCGGTTTCACCCCATCGCCCGCCTTGTGGCAATAGACCACCTGGGTCTGCAACCAATAGGACGCCTCCAGGGGGTCCTTGACCACGTGGTAGCCTTTGGCGCTCAGCCTCGCGGGAATGTCGGCCGGCGTCACGGCCTGGTTTTCTGATGTGTTCCGGATCTGCACATAGATGGTGCGTTCGGCGCTGGGGGGCAACAGGATCGAGGTATCGTTCACCAAACCGGAACGCAACACATTGCTGCAACCGGTGACGAAACACAGGCTTGCCAGCAGGAGTCCCGGCAGGCCGATGGGTAAGCCTGGATTCATTTGATTGCTCCTTGAACCGTCGGCTAGCAGGCAGCGGAAAAACTCTGTTGGCACGCGAGAACGCCGCCGGCGGACTTTTTCAGCATCCTGTTAGAAATGACCAGCCACGGCTGCACTCAATCGCTGCTGGACCAAAGGCGTGGCTTCCTGCTCATCGAGTTTCTTCTGGTGGACGCTGGCCGCCAGCCTCGTTTGGTAAATACCGGGAGGCGGAGGCGTGCCGGGCTGCACGATGGATGGCGTCCCGCCTGCTTTCTCCCGTTCCGTAATTTGGAGATCCGCGACACAGGCATAGTTGATGTTCTCATTGGCGTCTGGTCTGGACGGTCCTCCGAACATATTGCCCACGGCGTTCCCGATTCCTTCGGCGGCGTTCAGGCCCATTGAAGCCGCCGCTCCGGCGACCGCCCCCTGTGGTCCCGCCATACTGGCCATGCCGCTCAGGCCATGGAGGCCGGACATGATCGAAGACCCGATCCCAGATCCATACCCGCTTGCGACCATGTCCTCGACGGGCAGTTCCACCTTGGTTTGATTGCAATAGACGATATTGGTCAGCACCACATAGGCTGCCGCACGGGGATCCTGCACGACCTGGTAGCCCTTTGCATCCAGGCGCGACCCGAGGTCGTTCAACGACATGGCTTGATTGTCGGAGGAGTTGCGATTCTGGAGGAAGACCGTTCTCGCCGTCGAGGGCGGCAGCATGACGCTATTGCTGGCGAGCAGGTCGGTGTCCCGGACGTTGGCCGCACATCCGGTCGACAGGAGGATTCCGGCCAGAACCCAGCGGAAAGAACCTGCAGCCATCTGTGCCTTCGTGGGAAATATGTGATCGCCTGCGTCGGGAGAATCGCGGCGCATTCTAGGTGAAAGGCACGGTCGTTTCAATCAAGAAAATGATGGGCCCACGAAAAAAAACCTCTCCCCAAGTTCTGTGGATATCCCTGTTGATAGTTCCCCGATTGAGTGCCAACGGTCGCGCTAATCCACGGCCCCCACCACGTTGCCTATTTTTTGGGCATAGGAGTTCAAAATCGGAGAACCACCAGATATTGTGGGTGATGGTGGAAGTGTATGTATTAGCATCCATTTTTTAATCGTAAATCGGTTTTTTCAGGTCAGTCTGTGGATAGGTGTTTTCTTCGCTCGGACCCAAAACATCTCGCTTGACTTATGCACAGAGGATCTTCGTCCCTGGGGACGGCGTGATGACTGCACCGGCAAAATCCGCTCCAGGAGAGGCAGCCAAAAGAGTCAAGATGGAAAATTCGTTTTCGGTGGGAA
Protein-coding regions in this window:
- a CDS encoding Molybdenum ABC transporter permease protein ModB, which gives rise to MNWIAIWVTFKLAGLTALILLIIGLPIAYWVSFSRWRWKFIVESVVALPLVLPPTVLGFYILVAIGPRSPFGRLYAELIGHPLPFTFEGLLLASILYSLPFAVQPFAAAFDQVDRRLIETSWTLGVSKFHTFFKLIVPLSAAGLVTGAVLSFAHTMGEFGVVLMVGGNLEGVTRTVSIDIYDEVQALNYDAASQTALFLLIVSYLVLLAVYAINRNVWAAWPQK
- a CDS encoding Molybdenum ABC transporter ATP-binding protein ModC — its product is MAAEIAIDLVKTFPGRAPIRARISYPVEASTVLILFGPSGSGKTTILRSVAGLEWPEEGTIRFVSRTWLDTRSGIRVVPQDRHIGYMPQDYALFPTYTVAGNIAYGLGHLSSRDRQRRVDEVIELFQLRGLGQARPRELSGGQQQRVALARAVAPRPLLLLLDEPLSALDAPTRLHLRSELRNLLKQLALPSIIVTHDWAESLTLGDVMAVISSGEVLQVGAPIEVFSRPQNAEVARVVGVETVVKGRVVVNEADGILRVNVNGTTLTAVEAEPTGPEVFVCIRAEDVVLERGPAAASSARNHLSGTVTAVTALGALARVAIDCGFPLVAMVTRSTVEEFGLVSGLPVVAAIKAGAVHLVSRQGD
- a CDS encoding Molybdenum ABC transporter, substrate-binding protein ModA — encoded protein: MGGQGFMGSSTRVVLYSMILFLAANVMEPAAARAGEPFVIAASPSLRGLLEKLGNGFEQAHPGVRVQLYFGSGLNLRQTIAGMENSMVGQYFIGKGPIHLVAPGGDEVLTRLEQKYYVLPGTKRPYAVDQLVLVVPESLVEAPESLEAMGHSTARLAVADQSHTRLGAQTAEALRSLGLEASFKGRLDVATDSHGVIDHVLSGQADAGIIYGDQAVKERERLRLVAIIGKGYTPTRHSMAMERYCPNRSLCEEFLAYTQSAEGQAVVRQAGYGVPTSPRP
- a CDS encoding Transcriptional regulator of molybdate metabolism, Xre family, translating into MGEKSKAEPASNVVNSLRALRMAKGLSQGQLADGALVTRQAVCAIEANQYLPTTAVALRLASVLGCHVEDIFSLKTTGELIEGDWVRHGTAVLTIQPRTRVKVAKVEGRFIVRPVAALGEVLNYTVPADGLVIGRSGGGTRSSKIDQRVRVRLLRERQLIEQEISVAGCDPAINLASEYLRRHKDASTVVGWTMGSAAALDALKRKEVHMAGLHILDAKTGESNLPYLRRHLQGDDYIVVTFAAWEEGLIVGAGNPKRIRTVDDLARPDVRLVNREEGAGARMLLDQRLSALGIKGPTLKGYGSFVSSHFEVARHIAERQADVGIGIRSAAQIFGLDFIPLQQARYDLVFPKRYLAGHPGLSHLLDAIASRQFRTEVEALGGYDMTETGKVRNLRAG
- a CDS encoding Molybdate-binding domain of ModE; its protein translation is MKLSARNQFQGTVTKITEGQAMAEVVVKVGNLDFVAAITEGSVKNMGLKVNDTVTVAVKATEVMIGK
- a CDS encoding TraT complement resistance protein precursor: MAAGSFRWVLAGILLSTGCAANVRDTDLLASNSVMLPPSTARTVFLQNRNSSDNQAMSLNDLGSRLDAKGYQVVQDPRAAAYVVLTNIVYCNQTKVELPVEDMVASGYGSGIGSSIMSGLHGLSGMASMAGPQGAVAGAAASMGLNAAEGIGNAVGNMFGGPSRPDANENINYACVADLQITEREKAGGTPSIVQPGTPPPPGIYQTRLAASVHQKKLDEQEATPLVQQRLSAAVAGHF
- a CDS encoding phosphate-selective porin O and P yields the protein MSATLRSHTSSSRNRISIQGVLCGLFLIMCAWLGRTETALAADTGKLVEKDGKHVFVESMDPATKLLLDRAAKQGIITQEEYAQVVKESEERTYLLQPSFRGWYDRGFNLSFNDNAFFLKIRFRTQLRYTQRFRNDAWRDPGDAKNFPELLGVFGDYRANRSENTSSQFNVRRMRFYFMGHLFDPDFKYYIQLRAETAENAQSPGSLALLDVNFTSTHLKWMNVQFGQFKVYFNRSQINSTASMQFAERALVMDAFTASGLDRRDKGITIMNDEELFPINYYFGVFNGAGPSFNRFGSFQSEEATVGCPGGQTSGNPFPSPASCPPNQRNLNANLRLDVDRLMYVGRLNWNILGRPGYGEGDLAYSETPQLAVGGGYSYNPAVNTSSDNAFVGLDLANLNFRRQLAAFGNGRQLGLGIVDFSTWAADGVFKYRGFSLQGEFYFKNVIRHEKGLPCLNVGCTVTAPNQFGNALGWYVQSGYYVIPRTLEVAARFAYWDPDTHSASDLVKETDVSLNWFLNGTYDHQIMVTYSNIQMGMGGYAIGRSAPLPPGSGTVPLDLHGGTLIENAIRVQYQIFF
- a CDS encoding Molybdenum ABC transporter, substrate-binding protein ModA, whose product is MPILKYMRMSGVACGILLVTLIAAVGGARSLAYADELAVAAASDLNFAIKELIGEYEKQTGHRVKLSLGSSGNFYAQLQQGAPFDLYFSADIGYPKKLEEAGLTVPGSLYRYAVGRVVLWAPKSSPLDVSKGLTVLREPTIRKIAIANPKHAPYGRAAVAAMEHGQVYGDVKDKLVLGENISQAAQFIESGACDIGIIALSLALAPTMKRAGSYWQIPADAHPPLEQGAVIVKQSKHQEAARQFLAFMQGSQGQEIMTRYGFTLPN